In the Danio rerio strain Tuebingen ecotype United States chromosome 8, GRCz12tu, whole genome shotgun sequence genome, one interval contains:
- the LOC141375717 gene encoding E3 ubiquitin-protein ligase RBBP6-like isoform X2 — MSCVHYRFQSRLTYDSLQFEGLNISAGELKRQIMRSKRLKFCQLKISNAQTDEEYTDDALIPKNTSVIIRRIPAAGLKSSNRRFVGHQAGRWREPSPRADPSLLSLEQLLKTENLAEAKASEEDKLKAVMYQSSLCYYSSRAAAPRRTSASGRAQGFPAASCWRWTTQTERES; from the exons atgtcttgtgttcactacaggttccagagtcgactcacctacgactcgctccagtttgaaggcctcaacatcagcgcgggggagctgaagcggcagatcatgaggagcaagaggctgaagttctgccagctgaagatcagcaacgcccagactgatgaag aatacacagatgatgctctcatccctaaaaacacgtcggtcatcatcagacggatccctgcggcgggactgaagtcctcaaacagaagatttgttgg acatcaagctggacgctggcgtgaaccttcacctagagctgatccttcactcctctcactggagcagttgttgaag actgagaatctggctgaggcaaaggcgtcagaggaggacaagctgaaagcggtgatgtaccagtccagcctgtgctactactccagcag ggcagccgctccgcgccgcacaagcgcatccggaagagcacagggattccccgcagcttcctgttggaggtggacgacccagaccgaaagggagtcatga
- the LOC141375717 gene encoding E3 ubiquitin-protein ligase RBBP6-like isoform X1, giving the protein MSCVHYRFQSRLTYDSLQFEGLNISAGELKRQIMRSKRLKFCQLKISNAQTDEEYTDDALIPKNTSVIIRRIPAAGLKSSNRRFVGHQAGRWREPSPRADPSLLSLEQLLKTENLAEAKASEEDKLKAVMYQSSLCYYSSSEAMRLLGIPGHHIRHCPTNVGSRSAPHKRIRKSTGIPRSFLLEVDDPDRKGVMIDGSGRYVIPIIDAEAYAAEKRKRPSFSCQTEPLPSSSSAGAASSVRDAGGKRSRSPSSPETRGDQKRPRR; this is encoded by the exons atgtcttgtgttcactacaggttccagagtcgactcacctacgactcgctccagtttgaaggcctcaacatcagcgcgggggagctgaagcggcagatcatgaggagcaagaggctgaagttctgccagctgaagatcagcaacgcccagactgatgaag aatacacagatgatgctctcatccctaaaaacacgtcggtcatcatcagacggatccctgcggcgggactgaagtcctcaaacagaagatttgttgg acatcaagctggacgctggcgtgaaccttcacctagagctgatccttcactcctctcactggagcagttgttgaag actgagaatctggctgaggcaaaggcgtcagaggaggacaagctgaaagcggtgatgtaccagtccagcctgtgctactactccagcag tgaggccatgaggctgcttgggatcccgggacaccacattaggcactgccccactaatgtg ggcagccgctccgcgccgcacaagcgcatccggaagagcacagggattccccgcagcttcctgttggaggtggacgacccagaccgaaagggagtcatgatagacggcagcggccgatacgtcattcccatcatagacgc tgaggcctatgctgctgagaagagaaagaggccgtccttctcctgccagaccgagcctttgccctcctcgtcctcagcaggtgcggcatcttcggtccgggacgccggagggaaacggtcccgctccccatcttcaccagagacgcgcggcgaccagaagagaccacgtcgctga